The DNA window ACTTCGCAGCCGCTGCCCTCGGTATGCACAACTCCCATGGAAACAAAAGGGGTATCCGCCACCTGGGCGGCATTCATTCGTGTCAATGCGCCGTCGTATGCGCTGCGGCGCCCGGCCATGTTGAATCCGGCACAGCGGCCCATGGCAACGGCATTGGTCCACAGGCCGCTGATGATTTTTTCACCACTGTCGGGATTGGTGGTCATCGCCACATCGCCGGCAGCATAAACCCCGGCTGCGCTTGATTGGGTGAAATGGTCGACCACCACTCCCTGTTGCGCCGCAATGTTGCTTGATTCGAGAAATTCCGCATTGGGTCGCACGCCGGTGCCGATGCAGACCATCTGGCAGCATATGTGTTGCCCGTCATCGAGCATGACGCCGTTTACGCCGTCGTCATTTGCCTCGATTCGAGCGATTGTCCGGCCGGTGATGAGACGGATGCCCTTGCCGCGCAGGATGTCATGGAAAAGGGCGGCCCCTTCGGCGTCCATCAACCGGGGCAGCACGGACTTCTCCAGTTCCACCATGGTGATCTCGATTCCCCGCTCAAGCAGGGCAAAGGCGGCCTTGATATTGAGGATGCCCGCGCCCAGCAGCACGGCCTGTCCGGTCCTGGGCAGGTGGTGTGCCATGGCCCGGGCATCGGCCAGGGTTCTGAAGGTGAAAATGCCCTTGCCCGGATCCGCGGCGAGATGGCCGGGCAGTGCCGGGCGGCTGCCGGAGGCGATCAGCAGTTTATCGTAGGAGAGCGCCTCGCCGCCGGCAAGAACCACCCTGTTGGTTTCCGGCTCCACGGCACGTACCTTTTTCCCCAGATAAATAGCCATGCCGCCTGCCCAAAAGGGGCCGCAGCCCTCCATGCGGATCGCTTCCGCCGTTTTCCCGCCGCTGACGATAAACGGAATCATCGGCCGAAAATAGGGAGGGTCCGCCTCGGCGGAGAGCACGGTGATGGACCCGGTCTGATCCGCCTGCCGGATGGCGGACGCAGCGGCAAGGCCGGCGGCACCGGCGCCGATGATCAGGTATTTTTGTTTGTCGCGCCCCATCTCATTCTCCCTGGTTCGAGGCAAGTTCGTGGGCCGCGTGGCGACGAATCAGCTGGGTGAATTCATCCGCGGTGCGGTAAATAAGGGCGTTGGTGGGACAGGCATCGACGCAGGCCGGGATCTCCCGGCCGGGGCAGCGGTCGCAGCGGTAAGCCTTGTGGGTTTCGAGATGGCGATTGATAACGCCGAAAGGACAGACCATGACGCAGGTCCAGCAGCCGATGCATTTTTCCGCATCCGTGACAACCACTCCTTCCGGGGTGCGGCTGATGGCGCCGCTGATACAGGCATGCATGCAGGGCGCATCCTCGCAGTGGCGGCAGAGCACCGGCATGCTTTTGTCCGGGGCCACCCATTCGACAAAAAACCGGCGTCTGGGGGCAGGCTGTTCCAGCATCGCGCTGTACAGGGACTTGCCGGATGAATGTTCCACGGCGCAGGCTGTTTCGCAGCTGTGGCACCCCATGCAGCGGTCCGTTCTGACAAAAATTTCTTTTGGCTGGTTCATAAGAGATCCTCGCTCCAAGCTGATCTGTCAGGAAAGACCGAGCCCGGCACGCCGTTCATTAATGGCTGCCAGCAAACGGTCGGCCGCGGCTTCCGGGTCAAGTTCCACGATGAAATAGCCTCCGGTGAGATCCTTCAGCTTGTCAGTCAGGATTTTCGTCACCAGGGCGCTGCCCAGCACCGGCAGCATGACCCCCACGTGGGTGGGCAGACCGGCGGCTACCGCATAGGTGCCGATGGACACCGCCTTTTCGGAAACCGCTTCCGCGGCGGAGGCCACCACCGGCAGTTTGTCGGTGTCCACCCCGAGGTAGTCGGCCAGGGCCACGCACAGGGCCACGGCCCGGGAGTTGTCGACGCAGGAACCCATGTGCAGCACCGGCGGCAGGGGGCCATTGAGATTGTTGGCCTCGCCGATTGCGGTAAGCACCGCCGCCAGACCGGCGCCGCACAGTTCCCCGACATTGGCCGGATCCATGAAGCCGTGCCGCATCAGGGCGCCGGCGCCGCAGCCGGTGGCAAGCACCAGCACGTTTTCCTTGAGCAGTTTTTTGGCGATGTGCAGGAAATTTTTGTCCTGGGTGACCTTGACATTGTTGCAGCCGACAAAGAGACACACCCCGCGGATGTTGCCGGATTTGATGTTGTCCGCCAGCGGTTTGAGAGGATCCCGGGCGTCCACCTTGCGTAAGGCGCCGACAATGGTTTCCACGGAAAACCCGGCCACCACGGTGGAGCGGACATCCGGAATGTCGACCTGTCGGCCGTCCCGCCGCCGGAAGTGGTCAAGGGCGACATCAATGATTTCCGCCGCCTTTGCCGCGGCCCCCTCATCGGTGAAGGCGATATGGGTGGCGCCGCTGATCTTGGCAATGTCCATGGTGGTTATGACCGGTGTGCCGGTGCATTCGGCGACAGTGACGAGCGAGGGCATGATGCACTGGTAGTCGACAACCACCGCGTCAAGCGCGCCGGTCAACAGGGCCATTTCCTGGCTCACCGAATGGGTGCAGGACGGAATGCCGTGCCGCATCATCACCTCGTTGCCGGTGCAGCAGATGCCCACCAGATTGATGCCGGAGGCGCCCAGTTCCCTGGCCCGGGCCTGTTTTCCTTGCGCCACGCTGACGATCACTTCGGAAAGAATCGGGTTGTGCCCGTGCAAGGCGATGTTGACCGCATCGGCCTTCAGGACGCCCATGTTGGTGCTGGTCACCTGGGGGGCGGGAACGCCGAAGAGGATATCGGCGAGGTCGGTGGCCATGTAGCAGCCGGCCAGATCGGCCACCCCGCAGCGCAGACCGGCCAGCAGCAGGTTGACCGGATCGGCGTCAACCCCGTAGAGGGTGCGGTGCATGATCTCGGAGACCTCATGGTCAATGCCCTGCGGCACGATCCCCAGTCGGCTCAACACCTCCACCCGTCCGGTGGTGACCACGGTGGCCGCCCACATCACCGGTGTTTCTTTTTCATGGAAGTCGGCCAGGGCAGCCCGGGCCAGATCCAGGGCGATCTCATTGTTTTCACGGCCATCCACGGCAATACCCAGACGCCGGGCGACACTTTTTAGTTTTTCCGGCTCCTTGATCGAATAATCAGGGGCCTTGCCCAGCGCCATGTTTTTCAAGGTGTGGGCCAGATGCCTGGCATGACCGGCATGGGCCGCGGTGCCGGCGGCAATGGCCCGGTCCAGCCCACGGGCCACCATGACGTCGGCGTCGGCCCCGCAGATGCCTGTTTTCGGTCCCTCGCCAAAGGGGTCGATACGGCAGGGCCCCTGCAGGCAGTGGCGGCAGCAGAGGCCCGTGTCGCCGAAGCCGCACTGCGGGGTCATGGCCTGATAGCGGTCCCAGACCGTAATCACGCCGAGATCCCTGGCCTTGTCTATCATCTGCCGGACGGCAGGGTCCGAGCTGAGCATGTCACTGTCACTTGTTGCCGCCATGGTCTCCTCCGTGGTTAATTGTCCTCTTCTTCGTATTCATAGGGCATCATATCATTTGCCAGCTCGAGAAAAACACCAAGCGATTCGCATAAATTCTTAATGATCTGGCTGTATTGCAGTTTTTCTTCGACTTTTTTGGTCTTTGCCATGGCAGTGAAGGCGGATTCCAGTTCCTTGGCGATGCCGTTCATGATCTTTTCCGGGTCCATGTGTGCTCCTTTTTTTGTTATTTTATTTGTTATTGTGCCGGGTTGTTGTTGCTGTTCCGTTCTGTTTTTCTGGTTCATCTCCTGCGGGCGCAAAGCGGCGGCAAAGAAACTCTGCCGCGGGTGCATTGCTGCCGTCCTGTCTGATAAACCGTATTTCGTCGCCGTTGATCCTGCCGTGAAAGCTTTCCCGCATCTGCACCCATTTCCATGGTTCGCTGCTCGGCAGCCGCCAGTTGCAGGAAAAAGAAATTTCCTTGCCGTTGATCCTGCCGTCAACGACGGCGGCGGGTTTGTCGTGATTTTTGCATATCCCTGAATCTTCATGGCCGAGACAGGAGGGCACCAGGCGCCGGGCCGTTCCGTAGAGGATGTCCCGGTCGGCTTTCAGGGAAAAGATGTATTGAAAGTCGGCCTTGATGACGGGATCCGTGAGAAAGTCGGATCGCCAGTCGCCGCTGACATTTGCCTGATAAAAAGCGGGGATGACATGGATCAGTTTTTTGAGGGCGTCGGTGAAGCCGGCGAGGGCAATCACCACCAGCCCGACCATGATGAGAACGGCGGTGACGGGGTTGTTTTTCAGGCGCGAAGTCAGTCGGTCAACGAGGGTGGGTGAGTGTTCCAACATCTTCTCCTGTGTGCTGATGGGGGTGCGATCAGCCCACTGTCTGCTTGAAATGCCGGGAAATTCGCGGCAGCAGGATGGCCCGGCGAAATCCACCGGTTTCATGCACCTGCTATAACATGAACAAAAAAGCTCATGCAATCAAAAAAGAGACGCCGGGTTTCGGCCGGGTATCTCCTTGTTTCCAGCCGCGCAATTTTTTTGTTTGATTATTTTATCGGGCGGAAAAATGCCATTTTGTCAAATCTTGTGATAAGATTTGATACGCGCGCAATGATCACCGACGTCAGGCTCCGTTTCTTTCCGGCTGGGCCGCTGGTGACGCCTTCCATAATCCCTTTTGGGAATGTTCCGCAGGAGAAAGGTGGACATGAAATTTTTCATTTCCGGATCAATAAGCAAAAAACTGGCCTTGCTGGTCATGCTTTCGCTTTTGCCCGCCCTGGGTATCTTCCTTTATTCCGGGATGGAGCAGCGGCGTCATTCCATTGAAGGCGCCAAGCATGACGTCTTGCTGCTGGCCCACTCCATGGCGGAAGTTCAGAAGGGGATTGCCGGTTCCGCAAGGCAGCTTCTTTCCACCTTGTCCCAGATGCCGCCGGTGCAGGACATGGACTCCCGGGCCGGCAGCGAACTTTTCCGGTCAATGGTTGCGCAGAATGCCGATTATCTCGGCATTACCCTGACAGACACCGCCGGCAAGGTGGTGGCCTCGAACCGGCTTGCCGCCGGCATGGACATGTCGGATCGCAAACATATCCGTGACTCCCTGGCGACAAGGGGTTTTGTCGCGGGGGAATATTTCGTGGCAAGGGGCGGGGCGCAGGAACCATCTTTTTCGTTTTCCTCTCCGGTGCTTGATACGGAAAACCGGCTCATGGGGAGTTTGTCCGTGGTTATCGGGCTTGAGCGCTTTGCCGATTTCTTTGACGTGTCAAGTCTGCCGGCGAAATCATTTTTAGCCGTAACCGACCACCAGGGAATCAGGCTCTTTTACTACCCTCCGAAAAAGGACACCAATCCCCTCGGCAAACCGATTCTGACCCGGAACTGGGAGCTGGTTCGGCAGGAACGGGAGCCCGGCATATTCATCCAGCAGGCCTCGGACGGGATCCGCCGGATAATTGCCTATGAACAGGTTTCCCTGCAGCCGGGAGATGCCCCGTATATCTGGGTGTGGGCAGGAATCCCGGAATCCGCGGTGCTTGCGCCGGCCAATGCGGTTCTGCTCAGGAATCTGTTGCTTATGGCTCTGGTTATGGCGATCGTGCTTGCCGTTTCCTGGACGCTGGGCAGAAACACATTGATTTTCCCCATAAAACGCCTTGTGAACACGACGGAAAATTTTGCCATGGGAAATCTCGATGCCCGCAGCGGTCTGAGCGACAAAGGTGACGAACTTGGCGCCCTGGCCAGGGCCTTTGATGATATGGCCGATACACTGGCCGCAAGTCAGGCGCTGCTGCGTGAAAGGGAGGAACACCTGGAAGAGGCGCAACGCATTGCCCATATCGGCAGCTGGGAATGGTGCCCGGCAGCGGAGCGACCGACCTGTTCGAAGGAGCTGTGCCGTCTGCTGGGAGTCGATCCGCAGGAGCCGTTTCCCCTGCTGGGCGAGCTGGAAAAGATCTTGTCTCCCGACGACGCCGGGAAGGTGCGTGTTGCCATGGAAACGGCGATGAGCACGGGCGAGCCCTATGAGGTCGAATTGGAAAAAAAACAGGAGGACGGCACGAACAGATGGCTGCTGGCCCGGGGTGAAGTGCTGCGGGATGAAAAAGGTACTATTGCCGGACTTCGCGGAACCCTGCTTGATGTAACCGAACGACGGCTGGCCGAAAAAGAGCGGGAAAAGCTGCAGATTCAACTGAGCCAGGCGCAGAAGTTGGAATCCATCGGCCGACTGGCGGGAGGCGTGGCCCATGATTTCAACAACATGCTCGCCGTGATTCTCGGCCATGCCGAAATGATGCTGCTGAAGCTCTCCCCCGCCGATCCGCTCCATGCCGAGCTGCAGATGATCGCCAAGGCGGCCGGTCGTTCGGCGGATCTGACGAAACAACTGCTGGCCTTTGCCCGCAAGCAGATCGTCGAGCCGAAGGTTCTGGATCTTAATGAAACCGTGGAGGCCATCCTCAAGATGCTGCGCCGGCTGATCGGCGAGAACATTGAGCTCACCTGGCATCCTGCCGCGAATCCGTGGCCGATTAAAATTGACCCGTCCCAGGTCGATCAGGTTCTGGCGAACATCTGTGTCAATGCCAGGGATGCTATCGGTGAAACAGGCGGGATTATCATAGAAACGGAAAACGTCGTTATTGATCAGTCATTTTGTGAAATGCAACCGGATTGTGTTCCCGGAGAATACGTCATGCTCGCCGTGCGCGACAATGGATGCGGCATGGACCGCGAGACGCTGGACAATATCTTCGAGCCCTTCTTCACCACCAAGGAGTTTGGCAAGGGCACAGGCTTGGGCCTGGCCACGGCCTACGGTATCATCAGGCAAAACAAAGGATTTGTTCGAGTGGAAAGCGAGGTCGGCAAGGGAACGATGTTCCGGGTTTATCTGCCGCGCTTCGCCGGTGCGATGGTGCTGCCCGATATTTTGCCGATACCGGACGCACCCCGGGGAAAGGGGGAATCGGTGCTGCTGGTCGAAGACGAGCCCTCGGTGATGGAATTCTGCCGGCGACTGCTGACAAGTCTCGGCTACACCGTGCTGAGCGCGGCGACACCCGGGGATGCCATGCGACTGGCTGCGGAACATGCGGACTCCATTCACCTGCTGATCACCGATGTCATCATGCCGGAAATGAACGGGCAGGACCTGGCCAAACGGCTGCAGGCCCTTGTTCCTGGTATGAAATGTCTGTTCATGTCCGGCTACACCGCCGACTTCATCGCCCACCAGGGTGTTCTCGACGAAGGCGTCCGGTTTATCCAGAAGCCTTTCACCACAAATGAATTGGCCCAGCAGGTTCGTCACGCACTGGATTAAAAGTCAGACAAAATTCCCGA is part of the Desulfobulbaceae bacterium DB1 genome and encodes:
- a CDS encoding carbon-monoxide dehydrogenase catalytic subunit, producing the protein MAATSDSDMLSSDPAVRQMIDKARDLGVITVWDRYQAMTPQCGFGDTGLCCRHCLQGPCRIDPFGEGPKTGICGADADVMVARGLDRAIAAGTAAHAGHARHLAHTLKNMALGKAPDYSIKEPEKLKSVARRLGIAVDGRENNEIALDLARAALADFHEKETPVMWAATVVTTGRVEVLSRLGIVPQGIDHEVSEIMHRTLYGVDADPVNLLLAGLRCGVADLAGCYMATDLADILFGVPAPQVTSTNMGVLKADAVNIALHGHNPILSEVIVSVAQGKQARARELGASGINLVGICCTGNEVMMRHGIPSCTHSVSQEMALLTGALDAVVVDYQCIMPSLVTVAECTGTPVITTMDIAKISGATHIAFTDEGAAAKAAEIIDVALDHFRRRDGRQVDIPDVRSTVVAGFSVETIVGALRKVDARDPLKPLADNIKSGNIRGVCLFVGCNNVKVTQDKNFLHIAKKLLKENVLVLATGCGAGALMRHGFMDPANVGELCGAGLAAVLTAIGEANNLNGPLPPVLHMGSCVDNSRAVALCVALADYLGVDTDKLPVVASAAEAVSEKAVSIGTYAVAAGLPTHVGVMLPVLGSALVTKILTDKLKDLTGGYFIVELDPEAAADRLLAAINERRAGLGLS
- a CDS encoding 4Fe-4S ferredoxin, with translation MNQPKEIFVRTDRCMGCHSCETACAVEHSSGKSLYSAMLEQPAPRRRFFVEWVAPDKSMPVLCRHCEDAPCMHACISGAISRTPEGVVVTDAEKCIGCWTCVMVCPFGVINRHLETHKAYRCDRCPGREIPACVDACPTNALIYRTADEFTQLIRRHAAHELASNQGE